The Fusarium poae strain DAOMC 252244 chromosome 2, whole genome shotgun sequence nucleotide sequence CCACGTCGGTGCACGAAATAAAACGTGGATCAATCGATACCTTTCAGCgtaattaaactatttagAACATGCCAGAGAATCTTATATACTGATAGAAGAGACTACTGCTGAGTAAAGACAGAATTCGAGGTTGATCTCATATTCAGTGATCTTTGATCCTTGATAGTGGCTTGAGAAATGGGCGAATAAGAGGAATTATAAAATGGGAAGAACCCTGTCGAGTCTTTGAGCAGCCAATACGATGCATTATAAAATCGAAAGAACCCTGCCATATCCTCAACGACGAATGAGAAAATACTTTGGTTCGCTATACCCTGCATGTCCTCAGCAGGCGGCATCGTCAAGATGAACGACAAGGCGGCTCAACTGCATCACAGATGAATGAAGACAGTTCCACATGAGGAACCTCTTATTCGCATCGGAAGTACACGTGCATCAGTTGAGGAATAATCTTACTTATCACATGACGATGGAAATGAAACAGGAACGAACTTGGACTTAGACAAATAATGTTATAGATGTGTATTGTAATGTTTCTTCGTTTTGACTTACAGGTCAGTCATTCAAGATATTTACCATTATTGGTCATTGTACGCCCGGCATATCCGACGGCACCACAACGCGACGCGTGCCTTTAAGGTTGCTTCCATCAAGCTATTTGAGCGAAGTTTGGACCATCTACCTCTCATACGAGACGCCGATGAGACATGTAGGAACGTGCGACCGTTGCCAATCGCCCATCCGATTCGGTTCCTTGATGTTTTTCACGATGGAATTTGTTGTCTACTTTGTCAAGACGACCGATACCGGTATGTCTGCCGAGGTCGCACAGCAATAGAAGATCATCTCAAAAAGGTTCATAATCAGCCATTGCGCCAACCGGGGCGTAGACGAAGGGGAGAGACCGGAGGGATCAAAGGTTTGACCCAAGCCGGTCTGGTCCGGACTCCAGTCGCTTGTCAAACCCTTTTTCACGGCCCACGATGCAGGTACTTCATCGTTAGGGCCCGCAAAGTTCACGAGGAAATAGAGGAAAGCCCAACTGGATCTGATGCAGGAAGTGACGCAACTAACATCGGCCCTGCGTTCACTCAACCTAGACTCGAGGATATCATAAACCTTCAGCTTGCTCAGCAGGAAAACGAAAACTCAGCAATATCAAACCAGACTGGCTTTAACATAAACCTTCTATCTTCTGACCCGCGACATCGATCCCAGTGGCTTCGAGTCACGGAATGGCCCCGCTTCCTAGAATCCCACGAACAAGAACTGATGCAGGTTGCCGCTCTGGTTTCACTTCCGAACCTAGCCATGTCGTATGAGCTAGACTCCCCAAGCAGTCCTGAAAATTTACTGTCTATTCTTTATCTAGCTACATGTCCTAAGATGTGCTGAGACAATTTGACGAAGGATATGTCTAACTTCATCCGATGCAGTTTTATTGGCGGCCTATTCCTGCTGTGACCTGACTGGAGGTCCTGGACAATTGAAGGGATAGCGAGTAAGCGCCCAAGAATATGTGGCGCTAACAAATCAGGTGACCAATCATCGTTCTCGAACGGAAGCCCCATGCAACTGTCCAAATTAGCCCAGCTGCATAGATGGTCGGTCAGATAAATGTGCAATTAGTTAGGCGGCCAATGTTAACTCGCCATTTGGCGCTGGTGTATGATGCATGCACAGTGGGCTTGGCGGTTGCGCAGCGTGTATTTCTTGGATATGATGCCCCTCACTTCTACGCTCCGCCCGCGGCTCACAGCGTTCCAAAATCCTTCATCGTCTCCCTGCTAAACAGAAAAAGTTTATGGATTTAGTATCCATCTCTCGCCACTATGTCACGCTTACGTGATAAGCTCTCACTATTCGGACGCCACCGGCTTGCGCCAGCGCCGTCCAAGTCCGACATCACGATTTCACGGCCAACGTCCTCGAACTCCTCTCGACTAACTCCGACTCAGCCCGAGTCCGATCCGAAACCTACCCAGCCGACTTCCATTATACCCAATCTACCGGCTGTGCCGCGCGTCCCGGCTGACATCGAAGATATAAGAAGACAGATCTGGAACGAGGCCTATGACAAAGTCAAGGACGACGAACCTGACACTGTCGACGCGTACGAGAAGATTCTTTCCGCCCAGCTTGCTGCGGGAGACGCAGATCCTTCGGCCGATAGGAACCCCATAAATATCATCGCAGAGAATGCAGAAGCCAGACAAGCTCAAATGAAGACGCTGGTCGGACAAGGGCTAGACAAAACCGAGAAAGAGGCAAGGATGAAGGAGAAATTCAACGAAGGGCTTCAACCAGTCAACAATGTCAAAGACTTTGTATCAATAGCTATGAAGAGCGAGCCAACCGCTGCTATCGCCTGGCTAGGTATCACGACATTGATAGATGTGAGAAATACTATCCTTATTGTATTTGCCCTTGCTAATAGTTTATAGCTCGTTGCAAACCCACTCACTGAACCAGGCATCAACCGCGACGGAGTCAGATACGTCCTCGAACGAGTTGAATGGTACTGGGAGTTGGCACAACTCTTGCTCGACCCGGGCAAGGTTGATGGTTCCATCATCAGGTTACAAAGTCTCCTTAGGCGCAACGTCATCAAACTCTACAAGAAGCTGCTGCTATATCAAATGCAGAGTGTATGCCTGTACAACAAACACTGGGCTGCCGTCATCGTCAGGGATCTCTTCAAAGGAGACGATTGGCAGAACAAGGTCGACTCGATTAAGAAAGCCGAGGCTTCCTTACGAGACGACGTGAATCAGCACAACTCGGAAGAGCTCAAATCTCGACTTCGGAGGATCGACAACACGCTTGGCCGTTTACGCCTAGACGTTAAGGCAGTAGAATCGGCCGTCCAAGTCCAGACCCAGGTGCTGCGCCAGATCCATCACGACGAGAACGACCAGAAATGCCTCCAAGATCTACGCATTGTCGACCCCGAAGCCCATAAGGAGAACATCGAGAAGACAAAAGGCGGCCTGCTCAAGGATTCGTACTACTGGATTCTCGACCACGACGACTTTCGGCGATTCCGGAATGATCCAGAGAGCCGATTACTATGGATCAAAGGCGACCCGGGGAAGGGGAAGACGATGCTTCTATGCGGTATCATTGACCATCTCAAGGAGGACAGGTCCCAGGTGTTGTCGTTTTACTTCTGCCAAGCCACACAGACCGAGCTCAGGAGTGCTGTATCCGTGCTCCGTGGCCTTTTATGGCTTCTCTGTCACAGGCAGCCGCAGCTGACTTCGTTGGTCCGATCTAAGTACGACAGCCAAGGCAGGAAGGTCTTTGAAGACGGCCATGCATTCGAGTCTCTAAAAAGGATCTTTCTCGACATGCTCAAGGACCCTTGCTTGCGAGAGGCTgtctttgttgttgatgctctAGATGAGTGCTCAAACGATAGCAGGAAAGATCTCATCGATTTTATTCTCAAGGCGTCCCATGACCACCGCTCCAAATGGGTCGTGTCTAGTCGCAACTGGCCGTTAATTGAGGTACAGTTTCGAGGCTCCGAGAACGTTAGGGTACCGCTTGAGCTGAACAAGGATTCTATATCTCAAGCCGTGAGGATGTTTATCGAAGACAAGGTTAAACAGCTGGCACAACAAAAGCCATACACCCCAGAATTAAAGGATGATGTGCGCAACAAGCTGCTAAGCAAGGCCAACGACACCTTTCTCTGGGTGGCCCTGGTGTGCAAAGAGTTGGCACGTCCCGAGGTCAAACCCCGGAATACCATTACCAAACTGAAGTCTATACCCGGGGGACTTGACGAACTCTACCAGCGTATGCTGAAACAAGTTTTCAGATCGGAAGATGGAGATATATGCCGGAAAATTCTTGCTACGGTCTGTATCACATACCGCTCCATCTCATTGGACGAACTGCGAACTCTTGTGGCAGACACCAAGGACTTCAGTGACAAGGAGTTGAAAGAGGTTATTGGAGAGTGTGGCTCATTTCTGACTCTTCAAGAGGACATTGTCTATTTCGTGCATCAATCGGCCCAGGATTTCCTTACCGACAGTGCCAAGAGCGATATCTTCCCTTCCGGTATCCAAGATCAACACTACCTCATATTCCGGCGATCGTTGGACGCTTTGATGACACTCACTCGCAATATTTACAATCTGGAATTCTCAGGAGACCTTTGCACCGAGATTTCGTGTCCGAAGCCTGACCCGTTATCTCATCTTCGCTATTCCTGCCTGCACTGGGTGGACCACCTTGAAGTAATCAAAGGAAATAGGAATCAATCAGACGATGAGGCCATTTCCAGGTTCATAGGCAAGAGGTTCCTGTATTGGCTGGAGGCTCTCAGCCTACAAGGCCAAATGCCGCAAGGAGTAAAAGCAGTACAGACGCTGAAGGGGATCATAGTAAGTCCACTGAATAATACATATAGAGATAGTTTTGACACTTCGACAGACCAATACAGCAGTTCCAGGCCTAGACAGTCTGGTGGAAGATGCGCGACGATATGTGCTTTCTCATGGAGGCGTGATTGCGATTGCTCCGTTACAAGCTTACGCATCAGCACTCGTTTTCAGCCCTGAGTACAGCCGAATTAGAGAACTgttcaagaaggaggagccggattggatggtattgaagccaagaatggGGGCAGATTGGAACGCTTGCCTGCagacgctcgagggccatggcaattcggtgacgtcggtggtgttctcggcagatggccagcgtcttgcatctggctcacatgataacacagtcaagatctgggacgcggccacgggcgcatgcaagcagacgcttgagggccatgaCAGGTCGGTgaggtcggtggtgttctcggcagatggccagcgtcttgcatctggctcatgtgataagacagtcaagatctgggacgcggccacgggcgcatgcgagcagacgcttGACGTCGGGGGAACATTATATCACCTTTCATTTGATCCAACGTCAAATGCTCTCCTCTCTACCAATATTGGACTTCTAAATCTGGATCGCCCGGCTCTGCCGCCTGTCATAAATGATCGGTCGACTGAGATAACATTACCGCGTGTTAGCCATTCTGGATGGGGTATAAGCACGGATGGCGAATggattgttgaagatggaaagaagatgctTTGGCTACCTCCGGACTATCGAGGGGTGGAAACCGCTGTTGCTGGATCAACTGTCGCTATCGGCTGTCGATCAGGTCGTGTGCTAGTGATGAAGTTCTCTTAAAGCGGGGGCAGGCATAATTATCTTCTTGGTTCCAAGCAGCCCTTTCCCAGTTCCTAGTAACGACCTACGAAATTGATTATGTTTTGACTTGGAAGGGGCGCACGTATCACTTTGGTAACAAGCTGCATGATATATGCATACTTGCTACAAAAGTCCAAAACGTGGTCTTGATTGCTAACAAACCGCGTTAAGTCcttaccatccacaacccctctttcggcaccacccctctttcgccaggcaaaataaaaaaagctccaccaaaactcaccaacttcacttacataAAAGTCAGCCTACATCATTATTCCAGCTCCAGATTCAACTGAAAGAGGACTTTGACGCGTCTTGATTGGGCCGTTATCCCtgttttcctctttcacttgAAAGGGGCTACTTGGCGAGACTGCCGAGACTCCACTTTCAGCGATGGTAGGGGCGCTTTATCATCTCATTGGTGCTCTGGTCCTAACCCTGGACGGTTCTTATAGAGTTTGAGGTGGTAGCTCAAAGCTTCGCAGCGTGTGTAATACatgtaatataattaaagtttgaTTACGGAATTCCACGCGAACAGCGCGTCTTTGACGCGCACTTCTAGGACAGGTCCAAACTTTATAGAGAGAATAGCCCTCAATGTTCTTCAAAGGCAACTTGCAGTAAATGAAGACTAAGTCTTGAGTTGCGAGACGGGATGGAAACGCCAGAATTACACATGGGGAGCAGCCCCCATAGCCGTGCCGGAGGTTGCCCAGATTCAAGGTTTACCAGTATATAAAGGGTTTCGGTGTAATATTTGTCCTTATACGGCAGGACCTTCACGATTCACAACATCTTCAGACAAGATTAGGGATCATATATCAAGCCATAAGATAGGAATGACGCCAATGCGAGCGGAAGAGTTGCGGAAATTCGAGTCCTGTTATATGCAGACCTTCTGCTCCGCCAAAGGAAGAATTAGATATTTCGAGATTGACCCCATCTAATACTCAAAATTAGATAGGcctatattatttctatttatacAAGTACTTGTTCCTGTGAAGAATAATTCAGTAGTTAGAATGGAGATTGTAATTTTGACTATATGCTGGCCTGTAGTAAAGGGAGGGGCTGACAAGGTGGTAAAGCGGTGCACATGGCGCGAACCAGGGAACTTCAACAGCAATCTATCGGCACTCACCTGGACTGCCCAGCTCATCCTGTTCGACTTCGTGTGCTTCCAGAAGcaggacgacgaagacggaATCCCCGATCTGCTGGATCAAATGTGCAAGAAGTACTTTCAGCAGATGGCGGAGACACCTTTCGGGCATGTACTGCAATGGAGGCTATATCTCTTTGCGGCCTCCCGCACCAGTCTTACCAAGCaccaagcccgctggtcccTTGATGGGGAAACGGTCGACTATATGGGGACGAAGCTACACATGGAACAAGTGACACAGCTGGTCGAGTCTGAGTTCCGCCAGGCGCACTCGCTTCTGTATGATAAGCTCTTGTTTGGAATGAGGGATGTTGCTCCGATCGAGGCGTGGAGGCTGCACGACGATCTAGATGTAGACGACTACGGCGCTTCGTGGTTGACAGACGGGAGGAATCGAGAGATACTGGCGGGGACGCATGACGCCCTGCTCCGACAGATCGAAGAGAGGGCGGATCTACGGCAGGTATTCGTGCGGCTGGATCCAGACGGTGGGGTTCGCCTCTGCCCCAAGGCGATAGCTATCTATAAGGCGCATGTTCAGGAGTTCCTCAAGAGGATGCTGGCACCCATCTCGGTTCCTTCGGGCCCTCCATTACGCTCCCCAGAACTACTCTCTATTACGTACATTAACACGGGTGCCCGCCGCCGATCGGTATTTCTGTGGGAGAAGATGGTCATGATATATGTGCGATACAGTAAAAGCCAGGAACAGACcggggaggagaaggataaCATCAGGTTCCTACCCCCGGCCGTTGGAAACCTCCTCTTGGCATATCTCGCGTTCGTGCTGCCGTTGCGTCAGGCCTTTCTGCGTCAGAGCAAGCCGGGGGCTCTACTTTCGCCATACCTATGGTCAAAGCTTGGTGGCGAGGTCTGGAGGGACGGTATGGTCTCATCCTGCCTCCGGAGGGCATGTATGCGGGCAGAGGTGCCCCAGTTCCAGGTGGCATGGTGGCGCCAAGTTGCTGCTTCTATTACAAAGGAGAAGTTCAGCGCCAGGGAGCAGGCTAATTTCGACATGGGTGAGATCGCGGCATctgaagaagttgaggatgAAGCGGGTCTTGCGTACCTTGCCGGGATGAGCAATCATAGTTTCCGGACATTTAACTATAGCTATGCCAGCAGCACGACCTTGACCGTGACAAGCTCACTTCACCGTGCCTACCGAGCGTCTCAAAGCTGGCGGTCTCTGTTTCGGATCGATCAAGTGCTCCAGGGTAAGCGGCCCCCTGCCGTATCGGATACACAAGCGCAAAGGCTACTCAATGCTTGCAAGAAGGTACGGTTTCGTGCAAGGCCGGCTGCCAAAGAAGATGGAATCATCGCGGCCGCCCGTAGGCTGCATAACGACCCAGAGCTACAGTTGCGTCGCCCTGGTCAGCGGGATGCCATGCTGGCGACCATGGGTCCACGTGCACCTGAGCAGGTCATCGTCGTTCTTGCAACGGGTTCGGGGAAGACATTGGTATTCATGGTCGGAGCCACACTGGCGGGAGCTGAAACAACCATTCTGATCCTTCCCACTGTAGCCTTGCGTGGTAATATGCTCGGGCGTCTTGATAAAGTCGCGCTAAAGCACCATATCTGGCGCCCAGGCTCGAAGAAATCAGCCCCCATCGTTGTTGTATCGGCCGAGGCAGCTTGTACAGAGGCGTTCCTAGAGTATGCCAATCGACTGTCTGATAGacagtgtctagatcggatCGTGATCGATGAATGCCATCTCACGATCACAGCAAGCTGTTACCGACGAAGTATGTCGCAGCTAGCATGGCACGTACGGCAGATTCGTACACAGACTGTCTGGCTGACAGCGACACTACCACCAATCTATCAAGAGCTTTTCTTCGAGCACAATAAGCTCGTGCGGCCGCATATCGTCAGAGAGTCAACAAATCGTCCTAACATCCGATACATCGTCCAGCAAGAACGTGGGCTAGGCAATCTATGTGAGCAGGCAGCTTGTCTTGCACAGTCTTGCTGGACCCGGACAGACCTGTTCAAGAGCGAGCGGGACCGGGTCATTATATACTACCCGACGAAGGATCTCGTGGCAGAGCTTGCTGACATGCTCGGCTGTCCGTCCTACACAGCCGAGTCCGgcacagaagaagagaagatggcgatCATAGAGCGATGGCTAACGGCAGCCGATTCGCCCATCATCGTGGCGACGTCAGCGCTGGGTCCTGGGTTTGACGACCCTCATATTCGATTGGTCATTCACGTCGATGCCCCGAGCCTTCTGACGGATTTCTCTCAGGAGTCAGGTAGAGCGGGTCGGGATGGCGAAGTAGCCGAGTCGATCGTTTTACTTAGTGCAGCCTGGCAGCCGCAGTTAGGTCGACCTGTAGCAGCAGACAAAGAGGCCATGCAACTGTATCTTTTGCAGGAATACTGCTCGCGCGGAGTCTTGAGCCAATTCCTTGATAGCAAACCTGACTGGCGGTGGTGCATGGAGGGCGATGAGCTCTGTAGCGTTTGTCCCGAGCATCACGTGCAATGCCGACCGCCTACCCTAGAGTTCCATCTACCACGGCCCCTACGTGATGAGACTGAAGCCGGACAGGACGGGGACAACGGCAGCGGTGACGTTGCCGTTAGTGAGATGATCTTTACTGGACCTGCCGAGGTGCTCCATCAGGACCAAGTACGTGATGAAGAATTGAGCCGGTATGAAAGAGATCTTGAGACAATGAAAGGCTGCTGTCTCTATTGCCGCGTAGAAGGAAAATCGTTTGAGCATACCGTAACAGC carries:
- a CDS encoding hypothetical protein (TransMembrane:1 (o227-246i)); the protein is MCKKYFQQMAETPFGHVLQWRLYLFAASRTSLTKHQARWSLDGETVDYMGTKLHMEQVTQLVESEFRQAHSLLYDKLLFGMRDVAPIEAWRLHDDLDVDDYGASWLTDGRNREILAGTHDALLRQIEERADLRQVFVRLDPDGGVRLCPKAIAIYKAHVQEFLKRMLAPISVPSGPPLRSPELLSITYINTGARRRSVFLWEKMVMIYVRYSKSQEQTGEEKDNIRFLPPAVGNLLLAYLAFVLPLRQAFLRQSKPGALLSPYLWSKLGGEVWRDGMVSSCLRRACMRAEVPQFQVAWWRQVAASITKEKFSAREQANFDMGEIAASEEVEDEAGLAYLAGMSNHSFRTFNYSYASSTTLTVTSSLHRAYRASQSWRSLFRIDQVLQGKRPPAVSDTQAQRLLNACKKVRFRARPAAKEDGIIAAARRLHNDPELQLRRPGQRDAMLATMGPRAPEQVIVVLATGSGKTLVFMVGATLAGAETTILILPTVALRGNMLGRLDKVALKHHIWRPGSKKSAPIVVVSAEAACTEAFLEYANRLSDRQCLDRIVIDECHLTITASCYRRSMSQLAWHVRQIRTQTVWLTATLPPIYQELFFEHNKLVRPHIVRESTNRPNIRYIVQQERGLGNLCEQAACLAQSCWTRTDLFKSERDRVIIYYPTKDLVAELADMLGCPSYTAESGTEEEKMAIIERWLTAADSPIIVATSALGPGFDDPHIRLVIHVDAPSLLTDFSQESGRAGRDGEVAESIVLLSAAWQPQLGRPVAADKEAMQLYLLQEYCSRGVLSQFLDSKPDWRWCMEGDELCSVCPEHHVQCRPPTLEFHLPRPLRDETEAGQDGDNGSGDVAVSEMIFTGPAEVLHQDQVRDEELSRYERDLETMKGCCLYCRVEGKSFEHTVTACARRFDWIRAKQKALRDCQSKKKE